The Pyrenophora tritici-repentis strain M4 chromosome 2, whole genome shotgun sequence genome window below encodes:
- a CDS encoding Atrophin-1 domain containing protein gives MPSIPAKRKPEAAEEADTPFKRAQRTRKPTLKALLGDGSQPTQPIELPESTPDPPTEPPTEVIEPPTRAIEPPCKPVQQPEERPRRASPLPILAASQASRLTDEPAWESQLMFDKPEDSIVQPLAFSSAATEASVEEDSAVSVDFRDFEGVDWSRLKGFVAPLSTPRGKASWIFQHGWRVWKEGTHHPDELYFVCKYCHIHKLPNGVHRVTKSTTAANGHLQLDKPGHRLSKDGPILSKPLRKHGQQSLRQAALSGVKFSLEAYKTIGNFDVQEFRQAAALWLVDNNRPLREFETPAFRKMIRLANPEAEAALWRSHNSVSAFVMRLYSWLRPQVVRALAEAESKVHISFDGWTTKGGKRGFFSVVAHYANSKGAIVDLPIALPQLVGAHTGEAIADAVTKIPAILQHQSQQTRLLCAR, from the coding sequence atgccctctataccagcaaaacgcaagcccgaggctgccgaagaagctgatactcccttcaagcgagcacaacgtacgcgcaaacctacgctcaaggcgctgttgggtgacggcagccagccaacccagccgatagagctgccagaaagtacgccggatccgcctacagagccgcctacagaagttatcgagccgcccacacgggctattgaaccgccatgtaagcctgtacaacaacccgaggagcgccctcggcgggcatcaccactgcctattttggctgcctcacaagcctctcggctcactgatgagccagcctgggagtcgcagttaatgtttgataagccagaggactctattgtacagcctttagctttctctagcgctgccactgaggcttcggtggaggaggatagcgctgtgagcgtcgattttcgcgactttgagggcgtcgattggtcgcgattaaaggggtttgtcgcgccgctgagcactccacgaggcaaggcaagctggatttttcaacacggctggcgtgtctggaaggagggtactcaccacccagatgagttgtactttgtgtgcaagtactgtcatattcataagctacctaatggtgtacaccgagtaacgaagtcaaccactgccgccaacgggcacctccagcttgataaacctggtcatcggctcagcaaagacggtccaatcctaagcaaacctctccgcaaacatggacaacaatcacttcgtcaggcagctctaagcggtgtcaaatttagtctagaggcgtacaagactataggaaacttcgacgtacaagaatttcggcaagcagctgcgctctggctggtcgacaacaacagaccactccgcgagtttgagacgccggcttttcgcaagatgatcaggcttgctaatcctgaggcagaggcggcgttatggaggtctcataacagcgtgtcagcgttcgtgatgaggttgtacagttggctacgacctcaggtggtgcgcgcgttggctgaagccgagagcaaggtacatataagcttcgatgggtggacgacaaaaggcggcaaacgtggcttcttttctgtagttgctcactacgccaacagtaagggcgcgatagttgacctacccatcgcgctgccgcagctggtgggtgcccacactggtgaggcgatagctgacgctgtaaccaaaatccctgcaatccttcagcatcaatcgcagcaaactcggctactttgtgctcgataa
- a CDS encoding Dimer-Tnp-hAT domain containing protein, translated as MEDFYMKEWRKEGPLGVYLDIINYINPPKQWSIFEDCQREAVNSMPTGASGGTREPIKPCVTRWNSYYDCFKRGVQLQQAINAYATYHIRETEQADEQAAIRGNKLPDVPRWMRSDGLTAADWAVITEYMAILQPLKFATDRLQGRGKCGRFGALYEVIPVFESVITELDARLRPYESVNHEPSEAPENHIPINLRAARRKASNYFTKILQSPIYYAATALYPRYKTYSKRFWRNKPTQLSTAHAKFLRVWAAYKPAAAATTPTPAPKPTMSSFDDAIDAILDEDGEHTMEVEDEYDSWLKEPIWTSDQHKEGPTAVQYWLSLKPKYPHLSRLAIDVLTIPASSSDCERVFAGTGDIIEPQRRKIGAQLLAALVCLQRWTRAGFTTPSTTTAAKHTDEELTEEFAIGTWEEPPAELS; from the coding sequence atggaggatttttacatgaaggagtggcggaaagaaggaccgcttggcgtgtatcttgatattatcaactacatcaacccgccgaagcagtggagcatttttgaagattgccaacgcgaggcagttaacagcatgcccacaggcgccagcggcggcactcgcgagccaattaagccgtgtgttacacgttggaacagctattacgactgctttaagcgcggagttcagctccaacaagctatcaacgcatacgccacgtaccacattcgcgagactgaacaggctgacgaacaggcagctattagaggaaacaagctgcctgatgtgccgcggtggatgaggtcagacggccttacggcggctgactgggcggtgattactgagtacatggcgatactgcagccgctcaagtttgctacagatcgcctccaaggccgcggcaagtgtggccgttttggcgcactctacgaggtcatcccagtatttgagagtgtgataactgagctggatgcacgccttcggccatacgaatcggtcaaccacgagccatctgaggcgcccgaaaatcacatcccgatcaacctgcgagccgcgaggcgaaaagcgagcaattactttactaagatcctccaaagtcccatttactacgcagctacggcactatatccacgatataaaacatactctaagcgcttctggcgcaacaaacctacacaattgagcaccgcgcacgcgaagtttctgcgggtttgggctgcctacaagcctgccgctgctgccacaacaccaacccctgcgccaaaacctaccatgagcagctttgacgacgctatcgacgctatactagatgaggacggcgagcatacaatggaggtggaggatgagtacgatagctggttaaaagagcctatatggacgtctgatcaacacaaggagggtccaacagctgtacagtactggttatcgttgaagccgaagtatccacatctttcacgattggcgatcgacgtgttgactatacccgcctccagctctgattgtgagcgcgtttttgcgggaactggcgatataattgagccacaaaggcggaaaattggcgcgcagttactggctgctttggtgtgcttgcaacggtggactcgtgcaggttttacaacaccaagcacgacaacagcagcaaagcatactgatgaggagctcacggaagagtttgcgataggaacgtgggaagagccgcctgcagaattgtcatag
- a CDS encoding HET domain containing protein, producing MRSHIRQDRNSYSGIEAPRYNVLSYTWGYYKDENETPIPVYGIDWPIPGIKRSHFMVETFQNTIKSAARGVKHACEWLWVDVACIPQEHNDESKQSKDVRDQEIGRQVEICDGS from the coding sequence ATGAGATCACATATCAGACAAGACCGGAATAGCTACAGCGGCATCGAGGCGCCTCGGTACAACGTTCTGAGCTACACATGGGGGTATTACAAAGACGAAAATGAGACTCCTATTCCAGTCTATGGTATAGACTGGCCAATTCCTGGGATCAAGAGAAGTCATTTCATGGTGGAAACATTTCAAAATACCATAAAGTCTGCTGCCAGGGGCGTCAAGCATGCATGCGAGTGGTTATGGGTCGATGTAGCGTGTATCCCACAGGAACACAACGACGAAAGCAAACAATCAAAGGACGTCCGTGATCAGGAGATCGGAAGACAGGTCGAAATCTGTGACGGCTCATGA
- a CDS encoding MFS monocarboxylate, with product MILSTLISSFAVLVVWGLGKAYWTMVIVSLLFGAFAFSFMVLRSHIAAIFVNDSNHPAEELFVSGVLLFTRGVVGVISGYIAAAVLQSSESTKIDSSYGVGKWRTLIILLGTTMTTAAVGAIGLRRRKPSIREANSASS from the coding sequence ATGATTCTCAGCACCCTTATCAGTAGCTTCGCTGTGCTTGTCGTCTGGGGCTTGGGTAAAGCCTATTGGACTATGGTCATCGTATCGCTTCTATTCGGTGCATTTGCCTTCAGCTTCATGGTTTTGCGAAGCCATATAGCCGCCATATTTGTAAACGACAGCAACCACCCAGCTGAAGAGCTCTTTGTTTCTGGAGTGCTGCTGTTCACCAGAGGTGTCGTGGGTGTCATTTCTGGCTATATTGCTGCGGCAGTCCTCCAGAGCTCCGAGTCCACGAAGATAGACTCTAGCTACGGTGTTGGAAAGTGGCGCACTCTTATTATTCTGCTTGGCACGACGATGACTACAGCGGCTGTTGGAGCTATCGGCCTTCGAAGGAGAAAACCTAGCATACGAGAAGCAAACTCAGCAAGCAGCTGA
- a CDS encoding PRP38-assoc domain containing protein, translating to MQPPPQPSVTDFPIGRKKRKDKAPATPRSQDSSRERPKDTASDTQQTISQGPAPKHEPVRRSEPGRRSTFGYPALPVTEGDSQEPTMVPHDPADIYDVIVGSCRLQSLRNKNVLSAKITHSEFTFITIVQNETEDEFELYLGRESPLEEFQVPVCTDDDLLELATSNTAFLRSLAIELMKFAAACAPILDANIDAITKEAHEAAVNRLRLRITKAEAKLSWYEKEVSKLTETIETTNAELEHTNRERNELKLEVERFYRPSSSKTAGCTNPTYQDWYEDWKHEEAQSIKFHGLYEEFFRKHQEERARADRYHQQRAERDADYEDVVAQNCALEEQLVQATENTRKLETSLTQQQREYNDVVARLQRYDHNFRPYTLQRREDRGRNSHLSTQRNRRHESPERRTDRRTASPNPYPSRQATPVVTRPAPRPRGDSHSRSRSRSRRDRANPLNQDPHRYIPPPYNGQQSVQQAASTVGGLSLSFKLPDIEVWKGNDDTKNYDKWRRSAIQKCESLPEDKQLAYLEMKVDGAAWQYIDDLKFEHYLDLLEGLDPYYARSTYEKVSEAQSQLADGSLKMGSSESFADWRGRFMSVCRLVKLPDSAMIGYARAFLRPGLAAAASHAFDDEQENALVKFLDAARKSDLTQKQINQGKTAADKPRTKPRTRSPNDRNPARKARSGRGQHREATTTRTEWQKDAMAKAKVCFRCGETGHQARDKKGCAILDWDQIKPKLSSMHLYAMGADFDAEDDDSNASTEEEPDRIQELDWRKDIQQNRETRENHNRLKVAAARILSPEVGDQDNSQDVQDHYISAIAVKGHLRSTKQLRYDSYTLTSSKEWKKTTTLIDTGASASFVNRRWAKAMGLPIMSTSSPIQLSLADGKVVDTLNEAVEIQVKHGSHLSPVVCFVADVGDFDLILGMTWLEDHDPGLTFSPRSMKFSSSHCTSCCLDHGLPETVYGDGKTPSLSESRQTTPVGEICIITAKAAYLMAAHNPDEAIWVEPQDWEKLADPPDDNNDCDLDSFKRNIARLAAVTQEDYDHYMNKMESPHMTEAEIRKLVPDWLYSKMPDLFSPIQAGKLAPHREGVDHEIDTDGRIHKPKIYGLTRTETRAIKAYIDDMLGRGFIRPSTSPYASPVLVVKKPGGGLRICVDYRQLNAITKKNRNAPPSIKETLARMAKVRWMTIVDVVAAFNTVRIKEGDEEKTAFLTRYGLYEYVVMPFGLCNAPGTFQTFINETLREYLDDICTAYLDDVLIYTCDDDESVHEADVIKVLSKIRDAGLHLDPTKCKFKVKKVKYLGLILTTEGIEMDPKKVSTILDWQIPRSVKDVQSFLGFANFYRRFIKGFSYIAKALTELTRKDGEGKDQRHQFPLIADSKAIQAFHRLKDAFKTAGVLAHFDPDLETWLETDASDFVTAAILSQKDATGVLRPVAFLSHKMNPAECNYEIYDKELLAIVNAFEQWRFELSGTDDPIMVLSDHQALQTFMTTKRLNRRQARWAEFMAEFNFIIKYRPGKQGTKPDALTRRPGDLPESPDDIRRRHQLQVVIKPDQVDPEARVCTINIAKDGGSRHAVYLANLITQRTLPDSIPAVAQMLYQLSEEDNISERSLCAADNVTISPITTPIAATSAPAIPNETPAAINVPAPPNNELTIDALLDNIKAAYKDDKVLQAIVKAKKDGLRRLPFKLIHGEEHLRLELGDCEITDELLYVRNKVYVPAGAVRTQVIEQAHKSVCGGHSGKHELYSKLSRWYYWPRMTTDVAQYVRACLTCKRSKAYREGKHGLLHPLPIPSKYWSSISIDFITHLPPCRHNGQTFTDILVVVDRLTKKKKFIPMASMTTDALVVAFIEYIWREEGFPEEIISDRGAQFVSYFWKRLCQRLGVRPKFSTAHHPQTDGQTENANSYLKQYLRAYHQQHNWQVAFLRD from the exons ATGCAGCCTCCTCCACAGCCCAGCGTGACTGACTTCCCTATTGGCCGCAAGAAGCGCAAAGACAAAGCGCCCGCGACCCCCCGCAGCCAAGACTCCAGCCGCGAGCGACCTAAGGATACTGCATCCGACACCCAACAAACTATTAGCCAAGGCCCCGCTCCTAAGCATGAGCCTGTTCGTCGATCCGAACCAGGCCGTCGAAGCACCTTCGGCTACCCCGCACTTCCAGTTACAGAAGGAGACAGCCAAGAGCCCACAATGGTACCACACGACCCTGCCGACATCTACGATGTTATAGTTGGCAGTTGTCGACTCCAATCCCTCAGAAACAAGAACGTCTTGTCTGCCAAGATTACTCACTCTGAGTTCACGTTCATCACTATTGTACAAAACGAGACTGAGGATGAATTTGAGCTGTACCTAGGCCGAGAATCTCCCCTGGAAGAATTCCAAGTCCCCGTCTGCACTGACGACGACTTATTGGAGCTAGCCACTTCAAACACCGCGTTCCTGCGCTCTCTAGCTATTGAGCTCATGAAGTTCGCCGCTGCTTGCGCTCCTATCCTGGACGCGAACATCGATGCAATAACCAAGGAAGCTCACGAAGCCGCTGTTAACCGCTTACGCCTTCGCATCACTAAGGCTGAAGCTAAGCTTAGCTGGTACGAGAAGGAAGTCTCAAAGCTGACTGAGACTATTGAGACTACTAATGCTGAGTTGGAACACACCAACCGAGAGCGTAATGAGCTTAAGCTAGAGGTCGAGCGCTTTTATCGTCCTTCATCCTCCAAGACCGCCGGTTGCACTAACCCTACTTACCAAGACTGGTATGAGGACTGGAAACACGAAGAAGCGCAGTCCATTAAGTTCCACGGCCTGTACGAGGAGTTCTTCAGGAAGCACCAGGAAGAGCGCGCCCGCGCAGACCGCTATCACCAGCAGCGCGCAGAACGCGACGCCGACTACGAAGATGTGGTCGCCCAGAACTGCGCACTTGAAGAACAACTTGTCCAAGCTACTGAGAATACCCGCAAGCTAGAGACCTCTCTAACTCAGCAACAGCGTGAGTACAATGACGTTGTTGCGCGCCTTCAGCGATATGATCATAACTTCCGCCCGTACACcttgcagcgtcgcgagGACCGCGGTCGTAACAGTCATCTATCTACTCAGCGCAACCGACGACACGAGTCACCTGAGCGCCGTACAGATCGCCGCACTGCATCACCTAACCCGTATCCTAGCCGACAAGCCACTCCTGTTGTTACTCGGCCTGCGCCTCGCCCTCGCGGCGACTCTCACTCAAGATCGCGCTCCCGCTCCCGCCGAGATCGCGCGAATCCGTTGAACCAAGATCCTCACCGATATATCCCTCCTCCATACAACGGCCAGCAATCAGTACAACAGGCAGCGTCCACAGTTGGAGGTCTAAGCCTTTCCTTTAAGCTCCCCGACATTGAAGTCTGGAAAGGCAACGATGATACCAAGAACTACGACAAGTGGCGTCGGTCAGCCATCCAGAAGTGCGAATCTCTGCCTGAAGACAAGCAATTGGCCTACTTGGAGATGAAGGTGGACGGCGCAGCATGGCAATATATTGACGATCTCAAGTTCGAACACTACTTGGACCTTCTTGAAGGACTGGACCCATACTACGCGCGCTCTACCTACGAGAAGGTCTCAGAAGCACAGTCGCAACTCGCTGATGGCTCTCTCAAGATGGGATCGTCTGAATCCTTTGCAGATTGGCGTGGGCGCTTTATGAGCGTGTGTCGCCTAGTGAAGCTTCCAGACAGCGCCATGATTGGCTACGCTCGCGCTTTCCTGCGACCTGgcctcgccgccgccgcctcaCACGCCTTTGACGATGAGCAAGAGAATGCTCTTGTCAAGTTCCTTGACGCCGCCCGCAAGTCTGATCTAACACAGAAACAGATTAATCAAGGCAAGACCGCTGCTGACAAACCTCGCACCAAGCCGCGCACGCGCTCCCCAAATGATCGTAATCCTGCACGAAAGGCTCGCTCTGGCCGAGGACAACATCGCGAAGCTACTACGACGCGCACAGAGTGGCAGAAGGACGCAATGGCTAAGGCTAAGGTCTGCTTCCGTTGTGGCGAGACTGGTCACCAGGCGCGCGATAAGAAGGGTTGCGCAATCTTAGACTGGGACCAAATCAAGCCTAAGCTTAGTAGTATGCATCTCTATGCTATGGGAGCGGACTTCGAcgccgaagacgacgacTCTAATGCTTCCACTGAAGAGGAGCCTGA TCGCATTCAGGAGCTAGACTGGCGCAAGGACATACAACAGAACCGCGAGACGCGAGAAAACCATAACCGTCTCAAGGTCGCTGCCGCCAGGATACTATCTCCAGAAGTCGGAGATCAGGACAACTCACAAGACGTCCAAGACCACTACATCTCTGCGATCGCCGTTAAGGGCCATCTTCGATCTACTAAACAACTACGTTACGACTCCTACACCCTCACTTCTTCTAAGGAATGGAAAAAGACAACTACTCTTATCGACACAGGCGCTAGCGCTTCCTTTGTGAACAGGCGATGGGCTAAAGCCATGGGCCTGCCCATAATGTCTACCTCTTCACCTATCCAGCTTTCTCTCGCGGATGGGAAGGTTGTTGATACATTGAATGAAGCCGTGGAAATCCAAGTCAAACACGGCAGCCACTTATCACCAGTCGTGTGCTTCGTCGCTGACGTAGGAGACTTTGATCTTATCCTTGGTATGACTTGGCTGGAAGACCACGACCCCGGTCTCACCTTCTCACCGCGGAGCATGAAGTTCTCTTCTTCACATTGTACTTCATGTTGTCTCGACCACGGTCTCCCTGAGACAGTATACGGCGACGGCAAGACTCCATCACTTTCAGAATCTCGGCAAACCACGCCCGTGGGCGAGATCTGCATTATCACCGCCAAGGCCGCCTACCTCATGGCTGCGCACAACCCAGACGAAGCCATCTGGGTCGAACCACAAGACTGGGAGAAGCTTGCTGACCCTCCAGACGACAATAACGATTGCGATTTAGACTCCTTCAAACGCAACATCGCCCGCCTCGCCGCCGTCACACAAGAGGACTACGACCACTATATGAACAAGATGGAGAGTCCACATATGACGGAAGCGGAGATCCGCAAACTGGTGCCAGACTGGTTGTACAGCAAGATGCCAGACTTGTTCAGTCCTATACAAGCAGGGAAGTTGGCACCTCATCGCGAAGGCGTTGACCATGAGATTGACACCGACGGACGCATTCACAAGCCTAAGATCTATGGGCTCACACGAACGGAGACCAGGGCCATCAAGGCCTACATCGACGACATGCTCGGACGCGGATTCATCCGACCGTCCACATCTCCGTACGCGTCACCTGTCTTAGTTGTCAAGAAACCAGGTGGCGGACTTCGCATCTGCGTTGACTACCGTCAGCTCAACgccatcaccaagaagaacCGCAACGCTCCACCCTCCATCAAGGAAACGCTGGCCCGCATGGCCAAGGTACGATGGATGACGATTGTCGACGTTGTGGCTGCATTCAACACTGTTCGGATCAAAGAAGGCGATGAAGAAAAGACAGCCTTTCTCACTCGGTATGGGCTATACGAATACGTTGTCATGCCCTTCGGCCTCTGCAATGCGCCTGGCACTTTCCAGACCTTTATCAATGAGACACTCCGCGAGTACCTTGACGATATCTGTACAGCTTACCTCGACGACGTCCTTATATACACCTgcgacgatgacgagtcAGTTCATGAAGCCGACGTCATCAAGGTCCTCTCTAAGATACGCGACGCTGGCCTCCATCTTGATCCCACGAAGTGCAAATTCAAGGTCAAGAAAGTGAAGTACCTAGGCCTCATCCTCACTACAGAGGGCATCGAAATGGATCCAAAAAAGGTCTCCACTATACTAGACTGGCAAATACCGCGCTCAGTCAAAGACGTCCAGTCTTTCCTTGGTTTCGCCAACTTCTACCGTCGCTTCATCAAAGGCTTCTCCTACATCGCAAAAGCCTTGACAGAACTCACGCGCAAGGATGGCGAAGGCAAGGACCAGAGACATCAGTTCCCgctcatcgctgatagcaAAGCTATACAAGCTTTCCATCGACTTAAGGACGCCTTTAAGACTGCAGGAGTCCTTGCACACTTCGATCCTGACCTAGAGACTTGGTTGGAAACCGATGCCTCAGATTTCGTTACTGCAGCTATCCTCTCTCAGAAGGACGCGACAGGAGTCCTCCGCCCAGTTGCTTTCCTATCGCACAAGATGAACCCTGCGGAATGCAATTATGAGATATACGACAAGGAACTCCTAGCTATTGTCAACGCCTTTGAGCAATGGCGCTTTGAGCTGTCTGGTACTGATGATCCTATTATGGTGTTGTCTGACCATCAAGCCCTTCAGACCTTTATGACCACAAAGCGCCTCAACAGACGCCAAGCCCGTTGGGCGGAATTCATGGCAGAGTTCAACTTCATTATCAAGTACAGGCCAGGCAAGCAGGGCACGAAGCCAGACGCTTTGACAAGGCGTCCTGGCGACCTACCCGAGTCACCCGACGACATCCGCCGTCGGCATCAACTCCAGGTAGTCATCAAGCCTGACCAAGTCGATCCTGAAGCGCGCGTCTGCACCATCAACATCGCCAAGGATGGAGGTTCTCGCCATGCAGTCTACCTCGCAAATCTCATCACACAGCGCACCCTTCCTGACTCTATCCCCGCAGTCGCGCAAATGCTGTATCAACTTAGCGAGGAAGACAACATCTCTGAACG ATCGCTCTGTGCAGCCGATAACGTTACAATCTCGCCTATTACAACGCCAATCGCCGCAACTAGTGCGCCCGCGATACCAAACGAGACGCCCGCCGCAATTAATGTGCCCGCGCCACCGAACAACGAGCTGACTATTGATGCTCTGCTTGACAATATCAAGGCAGCATACAAGGATGATAAGGTGTTGCAGGCGATCGTCAAAGCCAAGAAGGACGGCCTACGACGCCTGCCGTTCAAACTCATACATGGAGAAGAGCACCTCAGGCTGGAACTTGGCGATTGCGAGATCACCGACGAACTACTCTATGTGCGCAACAAGGTCTACGTCCCCGCCGGCGCCGTTCGCACCCAAGTTATTGAACAAGCCCACAAGAGCGTCTGCGGTGGCCACAGCGGCAAACATGAGTTATACTCCAAGCTGTCGCGATGGTATTACTGGCCTAGGATGACCACGGACGTCGCGCAATATGTACGCGCGTGTCTGACTTGCAAGAGGAGCAAAGCATACCGAGAAGGCAAGCATGGGCTGCTGCATCCGCTACCAATCCCCAGCAAATACTGGTCCAGCATCTCTATAGACTTCATCACTCACCTGCCGCCCTGCAGGCATAACGGTCAAACGTTCACTGACATCCTCGTGGTAGTCGACCGActcaccaagaagaagaagttcatCCCAATGGCTAGTATGACCACCGACGCCCTTGTGGTAGCCTTTATCGAATACATCTGGCGAGAAGAGGGCTTTCCTGAGGAGATTATCTCAGACCGTGGAGCGCAGTTTGTCTCTTACTTTTGGAAGCGACTATGCCAGCGTCTGGGTGTACGCCCGAAGTTCTCGACCGCTCACCATCCCCAGACTGACGGACAAACCGAGAACGCGAACTCCTACCTCAAGCAATACCTACGCGCCTAT caccagcagcacaACTGGCAAGTCGCCTTTCTTCGCGACTAA
- a CDS encoding Chromo domain containing protein produces the protein MKTLQDELRASMQWAQAKQAEYANEGRLPAPAFKVGDQVMLDTRNLRTKRPSASLDLKNRGPFTIVRAINNTAYELDLPANMKRIHNVFHPWLLHLVDDNPLTGQTQDPEVPAEFDPEVEDDTEYTVEAIEDCRINKKLKDPAARCRKGKTTQGLLQYLVRWANYPDGPDNPSWEPYMNLADSADTVTRYHLDHPNKPPMHRKFKSLTGKQDMLVMRLHALSRV, from the coding sequence ATGAAAACGCTGCAGGACGAGCTGCGAGCTTCAATGCAATGGGCGCAAGCAAAACAAGCAGAATACGCCAATGAAGGAAGGCTACCCGCACCAGCTTTCAAAGTCGGCGACCAAGTGATGCTGGACACTCGCAACCTACGGACGAAAAGACCCTCCGCGTCATTAGACCTAAAGAACCGCGGTCCCTTTACTATCGTTCGcgccatcaacaacaccgcATACGAGCTAGATCTTCCCGCTAACATGAAGCGCATCCACAATGTTTTCCACCCATGGCTCTTACACTTGGTTGACGACAACCCACTTACTGGACAAACACAAGATCCTGAGGTCCCTGCGGAGTTCGACCCAGAAGTGGAAGACGACACTGAATACACTGTCGAAGCAATCGAAGACTGCCGCATTAATAAGAAGCTTAAGGATCCTGCCGCCCGCTGTCGCAAGGGCAAGACTACCCAAGGCCTGCTCCAATACTTGGTACGATGGGCAAACTATCCCGACGGCCCCGACAATCCTTCATGGGAACCATACATGAACCTCGCGGACTCCGCTGACACTGTGACGCGCTATCACCTTGATCACCCAAACAAGCCGCCTATGCACAGGAAGTTTAAGTCTCTCACAGGCAAACAAGATATGCTGGTTATGCGACTTCACGCTCTTAGTCGTGTCTAG